A part of Tigriopus californicus strain San Diego chromosome 10, Tcal_SD_v2.1, whole genome shotgun sequence genomic DNA contains:
- the LOC131889390 gene encoding protein piccolo-like: MAPPPRGAFRRFRCRQRGRYMGEALKRALTLGPTWDLVLHSDAGERFRCHQAVLGAVSPVLKSILAGWEFMVLSHPVIILPDISSRALDTFLKFVYTGSVVIRRGSSTFHQFRQLAKMLKVNPQTEMEDRVEPRPPLVEVVDPGDEILLDDDDDDDDEDEDDDDDDDDEDDDEAEEEEDIPRLSTLSYSLPDKSRAEPEVITIFEPEPPPVPKAAQTAPAPPLPKSLPPAKPPPSQLPLAKAPPGLLPPANQRRGVKPSVESTIHRPAKVALPPTDSTDLASPPTTVALKQTDPRLAPRTSPSSPADASPKPNPTREVTLTNNPSMRTHLSSIPKSVSIQPPSSTSLSSHVPATSVTPKDQASSKPRIVKPPLSKTNSSDINLSILKPALDQPSITDQSSEKASKPSVAGSPLGQILPRSETVSSKPKTLLNELETSSNRLEKSSTNTETLSSRPETSPTEPGALPSQPETSSSKAEVPLSEPEALSSKPETSSSSKTSKTLSHHETLFPKSEIVSSQPKVLSSKSEAPFSKPETSSSEPKNSFSQPKALSSELEAPLLKPENSAKPKTLSPPEASFPNSGTSSSKPETSSMKPKTISAKSETPLSKPEASSMKPKTISTKSEAPFSKPEILPAKPEVLSQPETSFPKSETISSKPKTTLPSKSEAINSEPEKLSCETETPFSKSGDSSPQPESSPSKSEKSSSSKLESSKHQIEDPPPPVPTSTADSINLQALEADLARLHGEIVPDPEPNPPSLPVSETVDRVAPLLEASTTEETPAVAPPSLELPYGTPYEASYESPDTLNSTVEDDSQPVDGFVMPSNFDLPPDYLSQARTNTETVYAPDPTLPVGLSNEQPRLSYDFLCLSPLSNATPRHEPDYYIQANEIDSTNDHPGHENAFQVGRSWSSAEESGSSPEPSESPDAKLFPQSPYRIDLKDKLQVRAHPSEPKTTGAAPKQPVIENSKQDPHLSKKADLRPESPKATEITSKKAESIKPDQGQQGPGNKEPKSVAVSMAEVPKLTERSIEKSGLEASKQHQPLQAKKDPASQAGPSSETSKVMGISTKKPLSEMAKPNHVPPPKKELRTGDHLPTEKAKVCETAKNSSIVKNVTNSSSPNPSDIVTKTLLPENVVKVPIISVRTDLKVKSSSISPKSSDVSANSVKKSVPENSKHTHPSPHVSKDLKTKAKNSSSSSVTTPKDIMDELFGTDEGPKKKKINPTKSVSTVPSSKPTTPVVPTSNQTISASNDPSPKEKHAVSVREELEAKRQRMLQMLKQEEPRPSPDVRPLKKRTPATYVSIHEPEKSWLVADSDFEEEEAALSSSSSSKSSAEDVEASTDCEQVRKSRQERLQKRRRKLGVPTWFDRGGRKVEVKYFETGAENVLELAHYRLRLLAGDDGDSDGSGDEDMKSKRGGDDGSGNWRSRRRAQRSVDSKRTDFSKLKRTFSEFQERSKKGRTRSSSSSRSSSRSSRSSSDDENTHRRRPKMRPGPRPLIGSPSKSRKGKKKPQSESDTDKQRVGLKRHHSHEPLQGQSAKSPLVPFKIRKLGGGPGHSGHSHEDKKPGKLGPTQGPSSAPRQSVDALFGTVHSYGLSSEGSLAKSAIHPQKEAIMSMSFKKKKKDTAEIGDTPLSNDTNNVAGPNGLPSVASSATKHPGNALVVIEKLTPGLKIKNQRTILSDDSDSDTKLDGTKS, from the exons ATGGCGCCGCCTCCGCGCGGGGCCTTTCGGCGTTTTCGATGCCGGCAACGCGGCCGATATATGGGCGAAGCCTTAAAACGGGCTTTGACCTTGGGTCCCACGTGGGATTTGGTGTTGCATAGCGATGCGGGCGAGCGGTTCCGATGTCATCAAGCCGTGTTAGGCGCGGTCAGCCCCGTGTTGAAGTCCATCTTGGCCGGCTGGGAGTTCATGGTGCTGAGTCACCCGGTCATCATTTTGCCCGACATCTCCAGCCGCGCCTTGGACACGTTCCTCAAGTTCGTCTACACCGGATCCGTCG TGATTCGACGCGGAAGCTCGACGTTCCATCAGTTTCGCCAATTGGCCAAGATGCTCAAGGTCAATCCGCAGACGGAAATGGAAGACCGGGTTGAGCCGCGGCCACCTTTGGTGGAAGTGGTCGATCCCGGAGACGAAATTCTCctcgacgacgatgatgatgatgatgatgaagatgaggacgacgacgacgacgatgatgatgaggatgacgatgaggcagaagaagaagaagacattcCCCGTCTTTCCACGTTATCTTACTCCCTGCCGGACAAGAGCCGTGCCGAACCCGAAGTCATTACCATTTTCGAACCCGAGCCGCCCCCTGTACCCAAAGCTGCTCAGACGGCACCTGCCCCACCATTACCCAAGTCACTCCCACCCGCTAAGCCACCCCCATCTCAGCTTCCACTGGCTAAGGCACCGCCCGGTTTATTACCGCCCGCTAACCAGCGACGTGGAGTAAAGCCATCCGTTGAATCCACGATCCATCGACCCGCTAAGGTTGCACTGCCTCCCACGGACTCCACGGACTTGGCCTCTCCGCCTACCACAGTCGCTCTGAAGCAAACCGATCCCCGTCTGGCTCCCCGGACCAGCCCCTCTTCCCCCGCAGACGCTTCACCTAAGCCCAACCCAACGCGTGAAGTCACGCTCACCAACAATCCCAGTATGCGGACCCATCTCTCTTCCATTCCTAAATCCGTTTCCATTCAGCCCCCGTCCTCTACATCCCTTTCCTCTCATGTCCCAGCCACTAGCGTCACTCCAAAGGATCAAGCTTCTTCAAAACCTCGGATTGTAAAGCCTCCACTTAGTAAAACCAATTCATCGGACATAAACCTTTCAATTCTGAAGCCCGCGCTAGATCAGCCCTCAATCACAGATCAATCGTCCGAAAAGGCATCTAAACCTTCAGTCGCTGGATCGCCCTTAGGCCAAATTTTGCCCCGATCAGAGACCGTTTCCTCCAAACCGAAGACCCTGTTGAACGAGTTGGAGACATCATCAAACAGATTGGAGAAATCGTCTACCAACACCGAGACTCTTTCATCTAGACCCGAGACCTCGCCCACTGAACCAGGAGCCTTGCCTTCCCAACCCGAGACCTCTTCCTCAAAAGCTGAGGTGCCTTTGTCTGAACCTGAAGCCTTGTCCTCTAAACCAGAGACCTCGTCGTCGTCTAAGACGTCCAAGACCCTTTCCCACCATGAAACCTTGTTCCCTAAATCCGAGATTGTATCCTCTCAACCCAAGGTCCTTTCGTCTAAATCTGAAGCTCCTTTCTCCAAACCTGAAACCTCGTCTTCTGAACCTAAGAACTCGTTCTCTCAACCCAAAGCTCTTTCCTCTGAACTCGAGGCTCCTTTACTTAAGCCTGAAAACTCGGCTAAACCCAAGACCCTTTCCCCACCTGAAGCCTCGTTCCCTAATTCTGGGACATCGTCATCTAAGCCTGAGACCTCGTCCATGAAACCCAAAACCATTTCCGCTAAATCCGAGACTCCTTTATCTAAACCCGAAGCCTCGTCCATGAAACCCAAAACTATTTCCACTAAATCGGAGGCTCCTTTCTCTAAACCTGAAATATTGCCCGCAAAACCCGAAGTCCTTTCCCAACCTGAAACATCGTTCCCTAAATCCGAAACTATTTCCTCGAAACCCAAGACCACCCTCCCCTCTAAATCCGAGGCCATCAACTCTGAACCTGAAAAGCTCTCCTGTGAAACTGAGACCCCGTTCTCCAAATCAGGAGACTCGTCTCCCCAACCGGAGAGCTCGCCCTCGAAATCTGAGAAGTCCTCGTCCTCTAAATTAGAGAGCTCAAAACACCAGATCGAAGACCCTCCGCCGCCTGTTCCGACTTCCACGGCGGACAGCATCAACCTCCAAGCCCTTGAAGCGGACTTGGCTCGACTTCACGGCGAGATCGTTCCTGATCCCGAGCCGAATCCTCCGTCACTTCCTGTGTCTGAAACCGTGGACCGCGTGGCCCCGCTACTGGAAGCATCCACGACGGAAGAAACGCCCGCTGTTGCCCCACCTTCACTTGAATTGCCCTACGGGACCCCTTATGAAGCGTCTTACGAATCCCCTGATACCTTGAATTCCACAGTTGAAGATGACAGCCAGCCCGTGGATGGTTTTGTCATGCCATCAAACTTTGATTTGCCTCCGGATTATCTCAGTCAGGCCCGCACCAATACCGAGACAGTGTACGCCCCGGACCCCACCTTACCTGTGGGTTTGTCCAATGAACAGCCTCGCTTAAGCTACGACTTTCTGTGTTTGTCACCCCTGAGTAATGCCACTCCGCGACACGAGCCTGACTACTACATCCAGGCCAATGAG ATTGATAGCACGAATGATCATCCGGGGCATGAAAATGCGTTTCAGGTGGGTCGTTCTTGGTCAAGTGCCGAGGAATCGGGCTCGTCACCCGAGCCCTCTGAAAGCCCCGATGCGAAGTTGTTTCCCCAGAGTCCTTACCGAATTGACCTCAAAGATAAACTGCAGGTTCGAGCCCACCCTTCAGAACCCAAAACTACCGGGGCGGCCCCAAAACAGCCGGTCATTGAGAATTCCAAGCAAGATCCTCATCTGTCCAAGAAAGCAGATCTTCGCCCTGAATCCCCGAAAGCGACTGAAATCACCAGCAAGAAGGCTGAATCAATCAAGCCagatcaaggccaacaagGGCCAGGGAATAAAGAGCCTAAATCCGTGGCCGTTTCAATGGCCGAGGTGCCCAAGTTAACCGAAAGGTCAATAGAAAAGTCAGGGCTAGAGGCTTCCAAGCAACATCAGCCTCTACAAGCCAAAAAAGATCCGGCTTCCCAGGCTGGTCCCTCATCCGAGACCTCTAAAGTGATGGGAATCTCGACTAAAAAGCCACTCTCTGAAATGGCGAAGCCCAATCACGTCCCCCCACCCAAGAAAGAGTTAAGAACAGGCGATCATTTGCCGACTGAGAAGGCGAAAGTGTGTGAAACAGCTAAAAATTCCTCAATAGTGAAAAATGTGACCAACTCTTCCTCGCCGAACCCTTCTGACATCGTCACCAAGACCCTGTTGCCAGAGAATGTTGTAAAAGTACCCATAATCTCAGTCCGCACCGATCTCAAGGTCAAGTCCAGTAGCATCTCGCCGAAATCATCCGACGTTTCGGCCAATTCGGTCAAGAAAAGTGTTCCAGAGAACTCCAAGCACACCCATCCTTCCCCCCACGTAAGTAAGGATCTAAAGaccaaggccaaaaattcgtcgtcgtcgtccgtAACCACACCCAAAGATATTATGGATGAGCTATTCGGAACAGATGAAGGacctaagaagaagaagataaaTCCAACTAAGAGCGTATCGACAGTCCCCAGTTCTAAACCAACTACCCCCGTCGTCCCCACGTCCAATCAAACAATTTCGGCCAGCAACGACCCCAGTCCCAAAGAGAAACACGCTGTCTCTGTCCGTGAGGAGCTCGAGGCCAAACGCCAACGGATGCTGCAGATGCTCAAGCAAGAGGAGCCTCGACCGTCTCCGGATGTGCGTCCACTTAAAAAGCGAACGCCTGCCACTTACGTGTCCATTCACGAACCGGAGAAATCTTGGCTCGTGGCGGATTCcgattttgaagaagaagaggccgCACTGTCCTCATCCTCCTCGTCGAAAAGCTCGGCGGAAGACGTCGAGGCCAGTACGGATTGTGAGCAGGTCCGAAAGTCGCGACAGGAACGGCTCCAGAAGCGTCGCCGCAAACTGGGTGTTCCAACGTGGTTTGATCGCGGGGGTCGGAAGGTGGAGGTCAAATACTTCGAGACCGGGGCCGAGAACGTCCTGGAGCTGGCTCATTATCGCCTTCGATTGCTAGCCGGAGATGATGGAGACAGTGATGGCTCTGGCGACGAGGACATGAAGAGCAAACGAGGCGGGGACGACGGTTCGGGCAATTGGCGATCCAGGAGGAGAGCTCAACGCTCTGTGGACTCGAAACGGACAGACTTTTCCAAGCTGAAACGCACGTTTTCGGAATTCCAAGAGCGATCCAAGAAAGGAAGGACTCGATCTAGTTCGTCTTCACGATCGTCCTCGAGGTCATCGAGGTCATCCTCGGATGACGAGAACACGCACCGACGGAGGCCGAAGATGAGGCCGGGCCCACGGCCCTTAATTGGATCGCCCTCGAAGTCTCGCAAGGGAAAGAAGAAACCCCAGTCAGAGAGTGATACTGATAAACAGCGTGTTGGTTTGAAACGCCATCACTCTCATGAGCCACTTCAAGGGCAAAGTGCAAAATCACCCTTGGTTCCTTTTAAAATCCG AAAATTAGGTGGTGGCCCCGGGCACTCGGGACACTCACATGAAGATAAGAAACCTGGCAAATTGGGCCCAACTCAGGGACCGTCGTCCGCCCCTCGTCAATCCGTGGATGCATTATTTGGAACGGTCCATTCTTACGGGTTGTCGTCTGAAGGGAGCCTCGCCAAGAGCGCCATTCATCCTCAGAAAGAGGCCATCATGAGCATGTCctttaagaagaaaaagaaagacaccGCTGAAATTGGGGATACGCCCCTCAGCAACGATACTAATAATGTGGCTGGCCCCAATGGGCTGCCATCAGTTGCTTCCTCAGCCACCAAACATCCGGGCAATGCCTTGGTGGTCATTGAGAAATTAACCCCTGGTTTGAAGATTAAGAATCAACGGACCATTTTGTCAGATGACTCGGATAGTGATACGAAATTGGATGGAACCAAATCATGA